The following are encoded together in the Thermomonas brevis genome:
- a CDS encoding ATP-binding protein translates to MGAMLALVRSRLHGRADSEHAQVFVRIAITSIFSAYLGWEVGSGGGTPALFATWLILIGELVLSLGLLAAIVLSPAPSHPRRWLGMLADYAAMGGVMHLQGESAAPLYAVYLWVTIGNGMRYGPRYLFAATALAAVSFGSMMLSTGYWLANPYLSWGLLIGLVAVPLYFASLLRALTAAAEEARRANLAKSSFLANMSHEFRTPLNGLSGMSELLASTRLDAEQRGYLETIQAAARSLLALVEDVLDISVIEAGKLRLKQEAFDLNALLEQINLMLRPEARSKRLDYVVIVQPDVPIRLNGDPAHLQQVLVNLLSNAIKFTASGEVRMTVAKSGEPGPGRVRLRFTVSDTGIGIPASARARLFEAFEQADNSLSRRHRGSGLGTTIAKGLTEAMGGSIGFESNENIGSRFWVELPFELAAEAVAVAAEDGFGAPSSAVADAPEAPANIISFGDPFLRHRARVRSVRVLVADDHAANRMLLQGLLQKAGHRVMTVDDGEAALDALAGGDFELALVDLHMPTLSGIDLLRQLRVMEAGARSRTPVLIVSADATRDSVQACMDAGARAFVTKPFSVSRLLDTIAGIVSGEGAAAVPEPPRQHVHASTEQVLDPSVLDEFALLGMDKAFEAEFVGQCVTDARVAVARMRQAGSEGDWEALREQAHALKGIAANLGLVQCARLGGVLMQMTSFEIARDWQRHCDTLAQRLRSGEQALEARGSWRPAREDSQ, encoded by the coding sequence GACAGCGAGCACGCGCAGGTGTTCGTGCGCATCGCCATCACCTCGATCTTCTCCGCCTACCTGGGCTGGGAGGTCGGCAGCGGCGGCGGCACCCCGGCGCTGTTTGCGACCTGGCTGATCCTGATCGGCGAGCTGGTGCTGTCGCTGGGCCTGCTGGCCGCGATCGTGCTGTCGCCGGCGCCGTCGCACCCGCGCCGCTGGCTGGGCATGCTGGCCGATTACGCGGCGATGGGCGGGGTCATGCATTTGCAGGGCGAATCGGCGGCGCCGCTGTACGCCGTGTACCTGTGGGTGACGATCGGCAACGGCATGCGCTACGGCCCGCGCTACCTGTTCGCCGCCACCGCGCTGGCGGCGGTGTCGTTCGGGTCGATGATGCTGTCCACCGGCTACTGGCTGGCCAATCCCTACCTGTCCTGGGGGCTGCTGATCGGGCTGGTGGCGGTGCCGCTGTACTTCGCGTCGCTGCTGCGGGCGCTGACCGCGGCGGCCGAGGAGGCGCGTCGCGCCAACCTCGCCAAGAGCAGCTTCCTGGCCAACATGAGCCACGAGTTCCGCACGCCGCTGAACGGGCTGTCCGGCATGTCGGAATTGCTGGCCAGCACCCGGCTCGACGCCGAGCAGCGCGGCTACCTGGAAACCATCCAGGCCGCCGCGCGCTCGCTGCTGGCGCTGGTCGAGGACGTGCTGGACATCTCGGTGATCGAGGCCGGCAAGCTGCGGCTCAAGCAGGAGGCGTTCGATCTCAACGCGCTGCTGGAGCAGATCAACCTGATGCTGCGCCCGGAGGCGCGCTCCAAGCGGCTGGACTACGTGGTCATCGTGCAGCCGGACGTGCCGATCCGGCTCAACGGCGATCCGGCGCACCTGCAGCAGGTGCTGGTGAACCTGCTCAGCAACGCCATCAAGTTCACCGCCTCGGGCGAGGTGCGGATGACGGTGGCGAAGTCCGGCGAGCCCGGCCCCGGCCGCGTGCGGCTGCGCTTCACCGTCTCGGACACCGGCATCGGCATCCCCGCGTCGGCGCGCGCGCGGCTGTTCGAAGCGTTCGAGCAGGCCGACAACAGCCTGTCGCGCCGGCATCGCGGCAGCGGGCTGGGCACCACCATCGCCAAGGGCCTGACCGAGGCGATGGGCGGGTCGATCGGCTTCGAGAGCAACGAGAACATCGGCAGCCGGTTCTGGGTCGAGCTGCCGTTCGAACTGGCGGCGGAGGCGGTCGCGGTCGCCGCGGAAGACGGTTTCGGCGCGCCATCGTCCGCCGTGGCGGATGCGCCGGAAGCGCCGGCCAACATCATTTCCTTCGGCGATCCGTTCCTGCGCCATCGCGCGCGGGTGCGCTCGGTGCGTGTGCTGGTTGCCGACGACCACGCGGCCAACCGCATGCTCCTGCAAGGGCTGCTGCAGAAGGCCGGGCACCGGGTGATGACGGTCGACGACGGCGAAGCGGCGCTGGACGCGCTGGCCGGCGGCGATTTCGAGCTGGCGCTGGTGGACCTGCACATGCCGACCCTGAGCGGCATCGACCTGTTGCGCCAGCTGCGGGTGATGGAGGCGGGCGCGCGCTCGCGGACGCCGGTGCTGATCGTCAGCGCCGACGCCACCCGCGATTCGGTGCAGGCCTGCATGGACGCAGGCGCACGCGCGTTCGTCACCAAGCCGTTCTCCGTCTCGCGGCTGCTGGACACCATCGCCGGGATCGTGTCGGGCGAGGGCGCCGCGGCGGTGCCGGAGCCGCCGCGTCAGCACGTGCACGCGTCCACCGAGCAGGTGCTGGACCCGTCGGTGCTGGACGAATTCGCGCTGCTCGGCATGGACAAGGCGTTCGAGGCCGAGTTCGTCGGCCAGTGCGTGACTGACGCGCGCGTGGCGGTGGCGCGGATGCGGCAGGCGGGTTCGGAAGGCGACTGGGAAGCGCTGCGCGAACAGGCGCACGCGCTCAAGGGCATCGCCGCCAACCTCGGCCTGGTGCAGTGCGCACGCCTCGGCGGCGTGCTGATGCAGATGACTTCGTTCGAGATCGCCAGGGACTGGCAGCGCCACTGCGATACCCTCGCGCAGCGACTGCGCAGCGGCGAACAGGCGCTGGAAGCGCGCGGGAGCTGGCGTCCCGCGCGCGAAGACAGCCAGTAG
- a CDS encoding crotonase/enoyl-CoA hydratase family protein, translated as MATATLEKLVSVPRYSTLRVAESADASVHWCHMHADLAAAPGRACFKPALVADILQYQGQLADRLRRERSLGDATLRHVVLASDCDAFNLGGDLEYFCDAIRRQDRPALLHYARQCVRGVHAFHAGLDAGAHSIALVQGDALGGGFEAALSCHTIVAEEGVGMGLPEVLFDLFPGMGAYSFLCKRIPPHKAEQLMLSGDVLSSEELHKMGLVDVLAPRGQGVQAVEDVIRGNRRIPHARSAMHKVRAMAQPVTLEEMMAITEVWVDTALQLGEKSMRTMERLVRAQYRRHGEHAAAQA; from the coding sequence ATGGCCACCGCGACTCTCGAAAAGCTCGTCTCCGTTCCCCGCTATTCCACCCTGCGCGTCGCCGAGAGCGCGGACGCCAGCGTGCACTGGTGCCACATGCACGCCGATCTGGCCGCCGCGCCCGGACGCGCCTGCTTCAAGCCGGCGCTGGTCGCCGACATCCTCCAGTACCAGGGCCAGCTCGCCGACCGGCTGCGACGGGAGCGCAGCCTCGGCGACGCGACCTTGCGCCACGTCGTGCTCGCCTCCGACTGCGACGCCTTCAACCTCGGCGGCGACCTCGAATACTTCTGCGACGCGATCCGCCGCCAGGACCGCCCCGCACTGCTGCACTACGCGCGCCAGTGCGTGCGCGGCGTGCACGCCTTCCACGCCGGGCTCGACGCCGGCGCGCACAGCATCGCGCTGGTGCAGGGCGACGCGCTCGGCGGCGGCTTCGAGGCCGCGCTCAGCTGCCACACCATCGTCGCCGAGGAAGGCGTGGGCATGGGCCTGCCGGAAGTGCTGTTCGACCTGTTCCCGGGCATGGGCGCCTACTCCTTCCTGTGCAAGCGCATTCCGCCGCACAAGGCCGAGCAGCTGATGCTGAGCGGCGACGTGCTGTCCAGCGAAGAGCTGCACAAGATGGGTCTGGTGGACGTGCTGGCGCCGCGCGGCCAGGGCGTACAGGCGGTCGAGGACGTGATCCGCGGCAACCGCCGGATCCCGCACGCGCGCAGCGCCATGCACAAGGTGCGGGCGATGGCCCAGCCGGTGACGCTGGAGGAAATGATGGCGATCACCGAAGTCTGGGTGGACACCGCGCTGCAGCTCGGCGAGAAGTCGATGCGCACGATGGAACGGCTGGTGCGCGCGCAGTACCGCCGGCATGGCGAGCACGCCGCGGCGCAGGCCTGA
- a CDS encoding long-chain fatty acid--CoA ligase, translated as MSVERPWLAHYPAGVPAEIDINEFASINDVFETALQKYRDKTAFINMGKSISYAELDRLSRDFAGYLLGELKLKKGDRVAIMMPNCLQYPIAIFGVLRAGLTVVNTNPMYTARELKHQLADSGASVLLVMDNFGNVAEEVLAQMPGVRAVTTGLGDMLGFPKGAIVNFVLKHVKKMVPDYAIPNAIRFRDALTLGRMHQLPAIRNAPDDLAFLQYTGGTTGVSKGAMLTHRNMVANMQQAAAWVGTNVKLGEEKIVTALPLYHIFALTANCLVFMKFGAQNLLITNPRDMPGFVKELKGSSFTAITGVNTLFNGLLNTPGFDQVDFSRLHLTLGGGMAVQRAVADKWKQVTGVTLAEAYGLTETSPAVCINPLDLRAYNGSIGLPVPSTDVCVKSDDGAILPVGEIGELCVQGPQVMKGYWQRPEETAKVIDADGWLHTGDMAKMDEAGYFYIVDRKKDMILVSGFNVYPNEVEDVIAMMPGVLEVAAIGVPDDKSGEAVKVFIVKKDPSLTAEQVKAFCHDNLTGYKRPKSVEFRTELPKSNVGKILRKELRTPART; from the coding sequence GACAAGACCGCCTTCATCAACATGGGCAAGTCGATCAGCTACGCCGAGCTGGATCGCCTCAGCCGCGATTTCGCCGGCTACCTGCTGGGCGAGCTGAAGCTGAAGAAGGGCGATCGCGTCGCGATCATGATGCCCAACTGCCTGCAATACCCGATCGCGATCTTCGGCGTGCTGCGCGCCGGCCTGACCGTGGTCAACACCAATCCGATGTACACCGCGCGCGAGCTCAAGCACCAGCTCGCCGACTCCGGCGCCAGCGTGCTGCTGGTGATGGACAACTTCGGCAACGTCGCCGAGGAAGTGCTGGCGCAGATGCCGGGCGTGCGCGCGGTCACCACCGGCCTGGGCGACATGCTCGGCTTCCCCAAGGGCGCGATCGTCAACTTCGTGCTCAAGCACGTGAAGAAGATGGTGCCCGACTACGCCATCCCGAACGCCATCCGCTTCCGCGACGCGCTCACGCTGGGCCGCATGCACCAGCTGCCGGCGATCCGCAACGCGCCCGACGACCTCGCCTTCCTGCAATACACCGGCGGCACTACCGGCGTGTCCAAGGGCGCGATGCTGACCCACCGCAACATGGTCGCCAACATGCAGCAGGCCGCGGCCTGGGTGGGCACCAACGTCAAGCTGGGCGAAGAGAAGATCGTCACCGCGCTGCCGCTGTACCACATCTTCGCGCTGACCGCGAACTGCCTGGTGTTCATGAAGTTCGGCGCGCAGAACCTGCTGATCACCAACCCGCGCGACATGCCCGGCTTCGTGAAGGAACTGAAGGGCTCTAGCTTCACCGCGATCACCGGCGTCAACACGCTGTTCAACGGCCTGCTCAACACGCCCGGCTTCGATCAGGTGGATTTCTCCCGCCTGCACCTGACCCTCGGCGGCGGCATGGCGGTGCAGCGCGCGGTGGCCGACAAGTGGAAGCAGGTCACCGGCGTCACCCTGGCCGAAGCCTACGGCCTGACCGAAACCTCGCCGGCGGTGTGCATCAATCCGCTGGACCTGCGCGCCTACAACGGCTCGATCGGCCTGCCGGTGCCGTCCACCGATGTCTGCGTGAAGAGCGACGATGGCGCCATCCTACCGGTCGGCGAGATCGGCGAACTGTGCGTGCAGGGTCCGCAGGTGATGAAGGGCTACTGGCAGCGCCCGGAGGAAACCGCCAAGGTGATCGATGCCGACGGCTGGCTGCACACCGGCGACATGGCGAAGATGGACGAGGCCGGCTACTTCTACATCGTCGACCGCAAGAAGGACATGATCCTGGTGTCCGGCTTCAACGTGTATCCGAACGAAGTCGAGGACGTGATCGCGATGATGCCGGGGGTGCTGGAAGTCGCCGCCATCGGCGTACCGGACGACAAGTCCGGCGAGGCGGTCAAGGTGTTCATCGTCAAGAAGGATCCGTCGCTGACCGCCGAGCAGGTCAAGGCGTTCTGCCACGACAACCTGACCGGCTACAAGCGGCCGAAGTCGGTCGAGTTCCGCACCGAGCTGCCGAAGAGCAACGTCGGCAAGATCCTGCGCAAGGAGCTGCGCACGCCGGCCCGGACCTGA